A stretch of the Bacillota bacterium genome encodes the following:
- the mtnP gene encoding S-methyl-5'-thioadenosine phosphorylase, translated as MGVPYAIIGGTGVYDPQILSNIREEVIPTRYGEITVKIGTYAGNEVAFLPRHGEKHSVPPHLINYRANIWGLKELGVKKIIATAAVGSLNEQMRPGDFVLVDQFLDFTHGRIQTFFEGGEHGVVHVDLTFPYCQELREVLAQAAQEIGLTAHFGGTYICTQGPRFETAGEIRMFQKLGGDLVGMTTVPEVVLAREAGICYATVAMVTNFAAGISPTRLTHQEVLDVMKQNGENLRRLIMQAVAKLTEERYCDCGQILEEVKP; from the coding sequence ATGGGTGTTCCATACGCAATCATTGGGGGGACCGGGGTCTATGACCCCCAAATTTTAAGTAATATCAGGGAAGAAGTTATCCCGACTCGCTATGGAGAAATCACGGTCAAAATTGGCACGTATGCGGGAAATGAGGTGGCTTTTCTGCCTCGCCATGGGGAGAAGCATTCCGTTCCCCCGCACCTGATTAATTATCGGGCGAACATCTGGGGATTAAAAGAGCTAGGTGTCAAAAAAATCATCGCGACGGCGGCTGTCGGTTCATTAAATGAACAGATGCGGCCCGGAGATTTCGTGCTGGTGGATCAGTTCCTTGATTTTACGCACGGGAGGATTCAGACTTTCTTTGAAGGGGGTGAGCACGGAGTTGTCCACGTGGATCTGACCTTTCCCTACTGTCAAGAGTTGCGGGAAGTACTGGCCCAAGCGGCCCAGGAAATTGGCCTGACCGCCCACTTTGGCGGAACCTACATCTGTACTCAGGGGCCCCGGTTTGAAACCGCTGGAGAGATCAGGATGTTTCAGAAATTGGGGGGCGACTTGGTGGGGATGACGACTGTTCCCGAGGTTGTTTTAGCTAGAGAAGCGGGAATTTGTTACGCGACCGTGGCGATGGTCACCAACTTTGCGGCCGGTATTTCACCGACTAGACTAACTCATCAGGAAGTTCTGGACGTGATGAAGCAGAACGGAGAAAATCTGCGCCGATTAATTATGCAGGCGGTGGCTAAACTAACCGAGGAGCGCTACTGTGACTGCGGACAAATTCTAGAGGAGGTTAAGCCATGA
- the mtnA gene encoding S-methyl-5-thioribose-1-phosphate isomerase, which produces MKALEWTGDCLKLLDQTKLPLKTEFVSCQDYITVAEAIRTMQVRGAPAIGVAAAFGLVLAAKQYTGQNQSELVALVEQAADTLRRTRPTAVNLFWAIERMLARLETEKQAPVDEIKAGLEAEAKAILAEDIAMNRRIGELGSQLVPVQARILTHCNAGALATGGYGTALGVIRSAHQVGKVAEVYADETRPLLQGARLTVWELLQDQIPVTLIADNMAGYLMQQGKVDLVIVGADRIAANGDVANKIGTYSLAVLAHAHGIPFYVAAPASTLDLSLSTGANIPIEERHPEEVRHVFGQRIAPVDVKVYNPAFDVTPNRLITAIITDRGIARPPYEQSLAELVAVERGGQSG; this is translated from the coding sequence ATGAAGGCCCTGGAATGGACAGGAGACTGCTTAAAACTGCTGGACCAAACCAAGCTGCCTCTGAAAACGGAGTTTGTTTCCTGTCAGGATTATATCACCGTTGCTGAGGCCATCCGAACAATGCAAGTACGAGGAGCGCCGGCCATTGGGGTGGCAGCGGCTTTCGGACTGGTCCTGGCTGCCAAACAGTATACCGGCCAGAACCAGTCCGAACTGGTGGCTCTGGTAGAACAAGCGGCCGATACCTTGCGTCGGACCCGCCCGACGGCGGTTAATCTGTTCTGGGCGATTGAACGGATGCTGGCTAGGCTGGAAACGGAAAAACAAGCCCCGGTAGACGAGATTAAAGCTGGCCTGGAGGCGGAAGCCAAAGCCATTTTGGCAGAGGATATCGCCATGAACCGGCGAATCGGCGAGCTTGGCAGTCAGTTGGTGCCGGTTCAGGCCAGAATTCTGACCCACTGCAATGCGGGTGCGCTGGCTACTGGAGGATATGGGACTGCTCTGGGAGTAATCCGCTCGGCGCATCAGGTGGGTAAGGTGGCTGAAGTCTACGCCGATGAAACTCGACCGTTGCTGCAGGGGGCTCGCTTGACTGTCTGGGAGCTGTTGCAGGACCAAATCCCGGTGACTCTGATCGCGGACAATATGGCGGGCTATTTGATGCAGCAAGGCAAGGTTGACCTGGTAATTGTCGGAGCTGACCGCATCGCGGCCAATGGAGACGTGGCGAATAAGATTGGGACCTACAGTCTTGCTGTTCTCGCCCATGCTCACGGGATCCCCTTCTATGTGGCTGCCCCAGCCTCAACGCTTGATTTGTCCTTGTCCACCGGGGCAAATATTCCAATTGAAGAGCGCCATCCGGAAGAGGTGCGCCACGTGTTCGGCCAGCGGATCGCCCCGGTTGACGTAAAGGTGTACAATCCAGCCTTTGACGTAACCCCGAACCGTTTAATTACTGCGATCATCACTGACCGCGGCATCGCGCGTCCACCTTATGAACAGAGTCTGGCCGAGCTGGTCGCCGTCGAACGGGGTGGGCAAAGTGGGTAA
- the ftsY gene encoding signal recognition particle-docking protein FtsY translates to MGIFNWLKEGLTKTRQSLVGKVEDILSLHKKIDEELFEELEEVLLQADVGVNTSLRLIEQMRAEVKTRKISDSAQLRDILKEQLHEILSVANVSIGLPAQGVGVIMVVGVNGVGKTTTIGKLAYRFRQEGKKVLLAAGDTFRAAAIDQLEIWGQRVGVEVIKHREGADPAAVVFDALQAARARKADLLIIDTAGRLHTKVNLMEELKKVRRVIEREYPGAPHEVLLVLDATTGQNAVSQARLFTQATGVTGIVLTKLDGTAKGGIVVAIASELQIPVKFIGIGEKLDDLKEFSASEFVDALFAEA, encoded by the coding sequence ATGGGCATATTCAACTGGTTGAAAGAGGGGCTGACCAAGACCAGACAGAGCCTAGTGGGTAAAGTTGAGGACATCTTGAGTCTCCATAAAAAAATCGATGAAGAACTTTTTGAGGAATTGGAAGAAGTGCTGTTGCAAGCTGATGTGGGGGTCAACACTTCCCTGCGGCTGATCGAACAGATGCGGGCTGAGGTTAAGACGAGGAAAATCAGTGATTCTGCCCAGTTAAGAGACATTCTCAAGGAGCAGTTGCACGAAATCCTGAGTGTGGCTAACGTCTCAATAGGCTTACCGGCCCAGGGAGTTGGTGTCATTATGGTGGTTGGGGTCAACGGGGTGGGTAAGACCACGACCATCGGTAAATTAGCTTACCGCTTTCGTCAGGAGGGGAAAAAGGTTTTACTGGCGGCGGGTGATACTTTCCGCGCGGCGGCGATTGACCAGCTAGAGATTTGGGGACAGCGCGTGGGGGTGGAAGTAATCAAACACCGTGAAGGAGCCGACCCGGCTGCCGTGGTGTTTGATGCGCTCCAGGCGGCGCGAGCACGTAAGGCTGATCTATTGATTATTGATACCGCTGGACGGCTGCACACGAAAGTTAATCTGATGGAAGAGTTGAAAAAAGTGCGGCGGGTTATTGAACGGGAATACCCCGGGGCACCTCACGAAGTGTTGCTGGTTCTGGATGCAACTACCGGCCAGAACGCTGTTTCCCAGGCCCGGCTGTTCACCCAGGCCACCGGCGTGACGGGTATTGTGCTAACCAAACTCGATGGTACGGCGAAGGGCGGGATCGTTGTCGCCATTGCGTCTGAACTGCAAATCCCGGTGAAGTTCATCGGCATCGGGGAAAAGCTTGATGACTTAAAAGAGTTCTCAGCGTCAGAGTTTGTGGATGCCCTCTTTGCTGAGGCGTAG